In the genome of Lactuca sativa cultivar Salinas chromosome 3, Lsat_Salinas_v11, whole genome shotgun sequence, the window AACAAAATTCTATTTATTCATGGTATGAGAACCTTTTGTGTCCATGCATGTCCTGATTTGATGTTTGCTGAAAGCTTCACTTTTGGCACTGGTCGATCGACCTAGGTTAGATTTTTGCTCTTGTTTCGTTGGGATTGTGATATAATTgtcattgtgtgtgttttatattttgtataTACCCGTTTTGCTGCTtgtttgtattttatattttgttaaaagattcAATTGTTTATAGTGCTTTTCATTTTGTTAAATCTGTTTAAACTTGCAACATTATTGTTATGCTTTGTTGATAAAATTGAAATTAAACTAGCTTCCTCGTGATCCGGAACACGAACCCACGCACAGCGCAATCCCTTGGCATTATATTATATGTATCAGTATTGACATCAATATTTGATTCGGATGTTACATTGCTAATTCGATTTGTTGAAAAGTTACGGTATATAACTAATTGCTAAATAACTGCAGATCCTATTCTAACAAATGATGGTAACCAAGTTCTGATCTCCATCTTGCAGATTCTTTACTGATCTTTTTGATTACATAGCAAACTAGTATATGCATCACAATGGAAGCTTCTAACAGAAACCTGAAAATAGCTCCAGAACAAACATATTGGGCTCCTACAAACCTCACAACGACACCAGAAGGAGAAGAGAAGTTGATGCAGAAGATGCAAATCTCTATTGAGAAACTAAAGAAGTCTGGATTCTTTGCTGCTTTTCTAAATCAAATCCGTAACTCTGAAGCTTCATTCCATTTCCATAGGGTTACGGAATCAGAACACAAGTTAAAGATGGTCATTTACGGAATTGGAAGCATTGAATCATCTAAATCCTCTGAAGTACAGCTTAGCCTTGCGATCCTGATGAAAAAAGAAGTGGATTGGATCGGAGATGTTGAAGTTTTCGATCCGATTATTTCTTTGACAGAATTGAAAGTTATTGAGGAACTCGGTTGTTGTGTTCTTTCAGTTAATGAGTGGTGCCAGAGAGAAGCTGTGAACCCGATTCTTTTTTTCATGCCACGTTGTCGAGTAACGCTATTTGAAAATCTCCTAAAGACCAACTGGAGACATGGTATGTTGAACCGAATTATTATACTTGGCAATAGTTTTAAGCACCATGGTATGTTGAACCGAATTATTACACTTGGCAATAGTTTTAAGCACCAGAAGAACTATAGGTTGAAGCATTTCTGTGCCATACAACCATTCACCAAAGAGTTTGAGATTTCTAACCTTTCGGAAGCATATATAAGAGCCTTTGGGGGATTGAGTTGGCATTTCTTTAGCGTTGGTTGTGAGGCCAACCTCAAACTAACATGTTGATACTTTTCTAGTGGAGTAACATATTATATGTGGTTTTTATTGTTGCCTATATAATTTCTTACATGTTCGTTCTTTTGGCCACGCTATAGATAGTTACAAAATTTGTATGCCAAATGTGAGGTGTGATAAAAAAAATTCCGTGGAATAAGAAATATGAAATAATTAGTTATGAAATATATTGGATATTAGATCAAAATCAGTATGGATTACATTGAACTTTTAAAGTTCAATAGATTACCACATCGTCTTTCTAAAATCCATATAACTTTATAACTTTTTTTCCTTCAATGCACTGTTTAAACTCTACAAAGTCCATATACATTGAATGTCAAGGACACCTAAACTTGCAACCTCATTCAACTTTCCCATTAAACGAACCATTGTGGATGCTTTGATAATAAATCTACTCATATTAATCATTTAATAGGTGGTCATAGAGTTTGGATCAGGTATGGTTGACTAGTTGATGTTTTGTATCTcgtttttgaaatttttatatGACTGACGttaaatatttttatgtatttgatTATTATTTTTCGACCAACCAAACATTTATTAGCCGGACACTGGCAAGATGTTagctaaagaaaaaaaaaaactaagaaaataaagataaaaaaaagttGGGGTTTGAATCTACTTACTCCCAAGAGATAAAAtaccatatttaaaaaaaaaaaaaaaaaaaaaaaaaaaaaaaaaaaaaaaaaacacatcttAATAGATAGATTTATCAGTCGAAGGACCAACTATTCATAAAAGTAAAACCTCAAGGATGAAGTTTTATGGGTGATTCataggcttagggttgccacccttggtgctatttgagtccctaagaCATAAAGTTGTCATcttgaaggtcttaatggatgcATGCATAAGTTAAAGTCACTTTCATGGaagtaaaatgtcatttttggattttgggcttgtctggggcatgcaaagtcaccaagtcagtgactttatgggtttagacgttATTTGGGACTTAGATCTGAGTTTGGGACGTAAAGTCTTCATGTATTATGCACTTAATGGATTTTGGACATAAGTTGTTTGTACGCTGGGAGTACTATGTTGTACATTGGGAGTACTATGTTATCCGCTGCGCGTACAACTCTTCGccaagtacgctaagcgtacaaaagaggtacgttgggcgtacgctctCAGGAAGACTTGGGCCTTAATGGACATTGGACCTTTGGGCCCTAATGGTTGTGGGCCTAGATTTACTAGTTCTTGGGCCGAATATAGAAATGGACTTCACTTTTGTGGGCCCCGGTTTGGGCCAatgtaacgtctgtgtttctgggcttgtcattaatattGATAATAGTCTAAGTTAACATTTGTAACCTGTTTTAAAATAATAAGagttgtattatttgagtattatgtgttttgtgcttaattatgtgtcttaatttaattaacaataaaaataagcgtcaaaatgaaatgttagataaagccgatatctatggataatgttgtagtagttgaaacgaggtttccgaatataaaAAGAATGCAGAAAtctaagttataacgaagaagttatgatttgtcgaagtttcgcgacagaaccggcatgacgctgaatgacgtaaaatacgaaattaagatagagcgatatttagcccaagtgatctaaacgaatgttgtataGTTCGTTAAACTGGgagcgtacatataaagaatgcccaaatctgactttgtatgagaaagttatgatttttctaagtttcagcttagcagtatgcagcccgaaactcgaattcgagatcgagtgattgttggtcgaaacaatctaaacgagaatcgaagatctcattgacagtagtgcattggtgaaaagacagacgaaaacggacgtcagatgaagaagttatgaatttctaacggagttttttttccctgcctactaaaaataaataataaaaaaataaattcaaaattagccgacggagtctaaacgaaagttgaagagcatagtctcacctacgcgtggatataaagaacgtcgaaaacagagtttgtatgaagaagatatgaatttctaaagtttgtaaatgattaatatttattaattaatctttaattcggatatatatatatccgaaggagtcaccaatCTGATCCGAACTAAGCCCAACGTAGTTGAGTATACCCAGCGTACACTGAAGCGTGACCCGCCTCGCACTCGAGAgctccgatgacgcatgcagtgacgtttcgcagtacgccccgcgtagagcattacgcccaacgtaatgcgagGCTTCGGCCtctataaaaggcatgcgaggGCAGCTGGCTTCTTTTGccaaaatctcttctctctcccccgttttgcatcgttttgcatgcaacttatatcccgaagccccggtatcattcccgagccccgaagcaagtctcgaagccccggtatcattcccgagccccaagaagtgcaattcccgagccgaagctctgcctgcgagaggctcgatttttgtgaagatcttccagatctaccgaaggatactacttctacaagtcgtagtgttgtccgatcatcttctgatcaagtgagtgtgttgttactttcttctaacacataattatgaagtattttatacaaaatatgtgttatgtgtatattttgttgttatatgtgtgaatgtatattcactttcttctatctcattgatatgatttattctctatgaaatacgtgttatgtgtatgtgtctcatctgttgtttggaatatgtattgaatgagaatgctatacaggttttaaactatgtataaaaatatatatttttatctactaatatgttgggtagaacatgggtagatagttgatgtgtgataaacagatgagaggcctcgttgttgttgttgttgttgttgttgttgttgttgttgttgttgttgttgttgttgatctagttattcagcggagtatggataacgaccacagactctttctagacagtcctgtggaacgctagcatgctcataacctgtagttgttgtgaacgatgtgttcaccggtgtactctatccccctcatggttgcgtTTAGGACATCTActattgaggaaacccctttgcagtaatgtccgtaccgatgaaaatcctagattaggtccctcgaGATAGatattgttttagggacgtaaagtgaggataacgggaatgggtaatcgggttattgttggattGTTGgtgaaatgaaatataattatttattgttggttgaaaaccctatatgctcaccaggatcccaagcctgacccactcagttttgttgtattacaagtagtggcgcgagagcataagttggatgacttatcaagatcttttgatattagatcagttgttatatgtaactgttgtatggtctatcttttgttgtttatgcttttggtctgtttatcggaacatgacatcccgaatattgttttataatgaaaatgcatctcttaatgaaatgctttaataaacttgattttatcatattttgttttgggaacaaattccgcaactcttttaaatcaaaaggatttactctgaaattattttaaaaagcataaatgaaaccggtcttttctggccatgattttggggatgtcacagccagTTCCTGGACTGGGTTGTTATGGGCCTTCGTGGGCCAACTAGAAACAGGATTATGGACCAGGGAAATTATTGGGCTTTTGGACAAGACCCatatagaggtttgggcccaatttggaaaattgggccactgatggatttatggacattataatgttgggcttttgttttggctttaggccttagttttggatcatactgggctatgggtagaatggtcattttacccccatATATGGATTAAGGTTAtggtattggaacccaattattaactgGGTATTGTTTAATGTtggcagttcgggaatctgtcaaccagtagTTGGAGTtttatccgcgggacttcagcagtgtcaggtgagttttcctcactatactaaggggtctagggcaccaaggccggcccattagatttgatatcctagtagttattgatatgttgagtatgagttagtgatgcatgctagttgctatgctagttaggtagatctgtaggactacataTGTTGTTATGTGGTTATCTGTATGCGCATTAGTTGGGATATATGTTGACaagttatgtgggatgggttgaggtgatactgCTTTGTGCGATAACCAAGAAACCCGGGAGCATTCCGGATACGAGCTGAGGgtgactcgtactgtgggctcggtggCAAACCAGATGTGAGTCGTGGGcccggaaggcaatccagactcacactgtagGCCCAGATGTAATTTATGATTCCTGGGAACTCTGATAATGTTAACATTTTGAAAACCATGTCAAAAGagattctgatttttaaataacatTTTGGAAGCATCGGTGTTTTTAAATATTTCTATAGATAaaaggttgttttgaaaagtttaaattttactgaaattttatggatgttacaactcaTGTATTAATGATTTGAAGTTATGAGCATCGCATATAATTCTAGATAATAAATAAAAGTTCAATTAAAAAGAAAAGGGCAAATGCAATCTATAATTTGTTCcctcttgaatttttttttgtcaaaacttGGGGCATATGTAATTCTATGCACCATTATTAAAATTTGCACATTTTTTAAATCACGCTTTGTTAACTTGCAAATAAAAAATGGCAAAGATTGACATTTCTCAA includes:
- the LOC128132713 gene encoding protein SENSITIVITY TO RED LIGHT REDUCED 1-like; translated protein: MEASNRNLKIAPEQTYWAPTNLTTTPEGEEKLMQKMQISIEKLKKSGFFAAFLNQIRNSEASFHFHRVTESEHKLKMVIYGIGSIESSKSSEVQLSLAILMKKEVDWIGDVEVFDPIISLTELKVIEELGCCVLSVNEWCQREAVNPILFFMPRCRVTLFENLLKTNWRHGMLNRIIILGNSFKHHGMLNRIITLGNSFKHQKNYRLKHFCAIQPFTKEFEISNLSEAYIRAFGGLSWHFFSVGCEANLKLTC